The segment TGGCGGGGCATTGTCTCCAGTTTTCAGGCCCATGCGCGTGTTTGCCGTCGCCTTGCTTCCTGCCGGGGCCGCTGTGCATGTCCAGACTTGACGGTGTGTCTGGTGGGGCCAACAGGCCGGATGGTTTGCCAACCAGACCGGGACAGGGGTAACGTGCCCGTCACCCGCGCTTGCGGAGAAGCGACGACAAGGGACCCTCAATGCTCAAGACTCTTGAAAACACGGAACCTGGAAACGGGGACCAGCGCCTGGGCGCCTATCTGGCCATGCTGCCCGCCCTGGCCTGGCGGATAGACATTGTGGCCAATGAGATAACCTACCTTAACGCCTACACCATCCCCTCGCTTGGGGAAGAGGCCAAGGCGGTCCTGCAGAACCCCGCCTATGCCAGGCAGATGATTGTGGGCCAGGACAACGACCGGTTTCTGCATTGCTACGACCAGATGCGCAACCGCCACCCAGCGGCCTGCACGTTCCGCATCCGCCTTGCGGATGGAACCATCGCCTGGTTCAAGCTCATGTCCATGCCCGACCCGGAGCTGCCTACCTGCTCCTTGGGCCTGTTTATGGACATCACCGCCCACGTGAACGCGATTCTGTCCACCGACGGCCGCCCCCCCCTGTGCGACAGAATCGACCTGCTGGACGAGCCGGTGCTGCTCATCCGTTTTTCCGACCGCAGGGTGTTCATGGCCAACGCCGCGGCGCGGAGCCTGCTGTGCTACTCGGCCAGCGACATGGCCTCCCTGGACCTGGGCCGGTTGTTTCAGAAGAACACCAGGGAGCAGATGTTCCATGTGTACGAGGGGCTGATCTTCTCGGACTTCTGGGCCGGCGAGCTCATCGTGACCGACAGCACGGGCAGGCATCACCAGTGCATGGCCCGTGTGCAGGCCGTTGCACGTGACGAGAAGAGCCTGCTCTGGGTCACCTTGACCCATCTCAACACCTGCACGGCCTGCCGCGAGACGCCGACGCGCTGCGATGCGCCCACGCCGCCTCGCAAAACCATCCAGGCCATGGCCAAGTGCAAGACCATCACGGAGCTGCTGAAAACGATGCTCGACGTTTTGCCGCCGGATTCGCCCACCAGCGGCATCATGCTTTCGCGCATCTTCATTGCCGAGAACAGGGTGCAGGTCACCGGAGTGGGCGAGCCCTTCGACTTCCTGCCTGAGGACCACACGCATCCGTACGAGGGCTCCATCGCGGAGAACATCGTCCGCTTCAATCTGCCCCAGCATGTGGTCCAGGAAACATCGAAAAGCATCAAGCCCATCGACTGGGCGCTGTTCATCCCGCGCGGCATCCGCTCCTATTACGCGCAGCCGTTTTTCGACAATGGCGTTCTGACCAAGGTGCTGATCTTTTGCTCGCGCCAGGCCGAGAGCTACGATCCGGAGGCCCCAGCCCCGTTGTACGAGCTGTACCCCGAGTTTCTGAAAGGGCTGGAGCGGTGCCTTAAGCGAAAGGGCGCGCGCTAGCTGTTGCGTTGCACGCCGTTGTTCACTGCCTGTGCGATCCGGCTGAATGGCGGCTTGTTTTGTAACGCTTAGTGATTTTAGCGGAAGTTGAATGCATGGAGCCTGCGGGGCAACTCGCTGGTTCTTTCGTTTGCGGTGGGGGAGCTGCTGCGTAGGCCCCTCACGCAGGGCCGCTTGCGTGAAGCGTTCGGCCTTGCCGTTGGGGCGCGGCGCGTGTTTTGCCGTGCAGCGCTGGCGCAGAGCAAACCGGGATTGGCGGTGGCGCGTCCGCTCGCATCCGTGGGCTTCATCACGATGGCGCGCGCGTCCGCTCCAAAAGCGCCGCAGCCCGCTTCGTCCAGAGGCCGCCGGGAGCGCGTGTGCTTTGGCTGAAAAAGAAAAAGGGTCCCGCCTTGTTAGCGGGACCCCTGTTCATTCTGGTGCCGAAGGGGAGACTCGAACTCCCATGGCCTTGCGACCACTAGACCCTGAACCTAGCGTGTCTACCAATTCCACCACTTCGGCATTGTCCGGGCGGCGTGTCGCCATCCCGTCGTTGCGAGGGAATCATTTAGCCGCATCGCGTGCCGTTGGCAAGGGTTTTTTTGTTTCCCGCAACGTTTTTTTTGCGGCGGCCTACCGTTCGTCGAAGGGCACGTAATCGCGCAGCACCTGCCCGGTGAAAATCTGTCGGGGGCGGTGGATCTTGCTGCCATGCTGCTGGTGCTCCTCGTACCAGTGGGCGATCCAGCCCGGCATACGGCCTATGGCGAACATCACCGGGAACATCTGCATCGGGATGTTCAGCGCCCGCAAAATGAGCCCGGAGTAGAAGTCCACGTTGGGGTACAGCTTGCGCTCGGCGAAGTAGGGGTCGGCCAGGGCCAGGGCCTCCAGCTCCATGGCGATGTCCATGAGCCGGTCCAGCTTGCCCAGCTTGGTGAGCAGGTCGTGGGCGGCCTGCTTGAGGATCACCGCGCGCGGGTCGTAGCTTTTGTAAATGCGGTGGCCGAAGCCCATGAGCCTGAACTTCTTCTGCTTGGCCAGTTCCAGCACCTCGCGCGGGGTGCGCTTGCCCTCGGATATCTGCTCCAGCATCTCCATGACGCCCGCGTTTGCCCCGCCGTGCAGCCGTCCCCACAGGGCGCAAATGCCTGCCGATACGGAGGCGAACAGGTTGGCCTGGCTTGAGCCCACCATGCGCACCGTGCTTGTGGAGCAGTTCTGCTCGTGGTCCGCGTGCAGGGTCAAAAAGAGCGACAGCGCCCGCACGGCCTCCGGGCTCGGGTCGTAGTGCTTGTGCGGTATGGAGAACATCATGTGCAGGAAGTTGCGGCAGTAGGACAGGGCCGGGTTGGGATACATGAACGGCAGCCCCATGCTCTTGCGATAGCTGAAGGCCGCGATGGTGCGCACCTTGCTGATGATCTTGGAGGCCGCCAGATAGAATTCGCCCTTGCTTTCGATCTCCAGCAGGTCGGGATGGTAGCAGCCCATGGAATTGACCACGGCCGACAGCATGGCCATGGGGTGCCCGCCTGGCGGAAAGCCCTCGAAGTGGTGGCGCAGATCCTCGTGCAGCAGTTCCTCGGCGCACAGGCCTGCGGAAAAACGCGACAGCTGTTCCCGTGTGGGCAGTTCACCGAAAATAAGCAACCAGGCCGTTTCGGTGAAAGAGCCGCGCGAGGCGATCTGGTCGATGGGGTAGCCCCTGTAGCGCAGAATGCCCTGTTCGCCATCGACAAAGGTGATGGCGCTTTTGCAGGGCCCGGTGTTCATGTAGCCGGGATCATAGGTGATGCACCCGGTCTGCGAGCGCAGTTTGGTGATGTCCAGGCCACGGTCGCCCAGGGCGCCTTCGATGATGGGGAGCTCAAAGGTCTTGCCATCAATGATCAGCTGTGCGGTCTTGGTCATGTGCTCTTCCGTAATGTGCTGTCGTTCACGCATATGGGGTTTCGCCGTCCGTTCTGGGTCTGTCGGCGCAGAATAAAATTCTGTCGCCCTCGGGCGAAGCCCTCGCAATCCAATGGGCTGCCTACTAGGATTCAGCCCTGTTGTCCAGCAAGCCCCGCGCGGGTTTGACAATCCTGTCATGCGCGGGAGGTGTGGAACATGCGCCGGACCGGCTTGCGCACGGCTGCAAAAGGCTTATACTCTCCACTTCCGGCAAAGAAACAACGCCAACGGAGATCCCCCAGTGAACGACGATTCGAACACACAAAAGAACATGACGCGCAGGCAGTTTCTCGCGACTCTCGGCATGGCGGGCGTGGGCCTGGCGGTTCCCGCCGCTGCCGCTGCTGCTGCGGCGGCCACGGCCCCTGCGGAAGGCGGCGAGGAGTTGGCCACCCTGCATGACCTTTCCAAGTGCGTGGGCTGCGGGGCCTGCGTGGAGGCCTGCCGCGAGGCCAACGCCCACAAGTTCCCGGAGCCGAAGAAACCCTTTCCGCCCATGTTCCCGGCAACGGTCAAGGCGGAAGACTGGTCCACGCGTCGGCATGTGGACGACCGCCTGACCCCGTACAACTGGCTCTACATCCAGTCCGCGCGCGGGCAGTACCAGGGCCAGCCGTTTGAAATCCACATCCCCCGGCGCTGTATGCACTGCCAGAATCCTCCCTGCGCCAACCTGTGCCCCTGGGGCGCGGCCGCACGGCAGAACAACGGCATCGTGCGCATCGACGACGAAATCTGCCTGGGCGGGGCCAAATGCAAGACGGTATGCCCCTGGGAGATTCCCATGCGCCAGACCGGCGTGGGCCTGTACCTCAAGCTCATGCCCACCTATGGCGGCAACGGGGTCATGTACAAGTGCGACCGCTGCGCCGACCGCGTGGCCAAGGGCGGCCAGCCCGCCTGCATCGAAGCATGTCCTTACGGCGTGCAGGAGATCGGCCCGCGTTCCGAGATTGTGGCCAAGGCCCATGCTCTGGCGCGCGATATGGGCGGGTACATCTACGGCGAGACCGAGAATGGCGGCACCAACTCCCTGTATGTGTCGCCGGTGCCCTTCGATGTGCTGGACGCGGCGGCCACCACAGGTCCGGGCAAGCCGCACCTTTCCCCGGTTGCGGACATGATGGCCGACGAGGACAAGCTGGCCCTTGCGGCGCTGCTTGCCCCGGTGGCTGGCGTGGTGGCCGGGGCCTTGCGCCTGGGCTCCCGTCTTGCGGGCGGACGCAGGCCGGATCCGCCGGAGGGCCCGAAGCCTGACTCCGGAGGCGGGGGGGCGCGGCCTTCGGCCAGTGAACTGCTGGCCGGGGGGTTCGGCAAGGGCTTCACCGATGGCGCCTCCCCTGCGCCCAAGGACGGCCAAGGCGGCAAGGAGGGCGGCAAATGAGCACACAGCATGGTTTGCGTCCCGTATCCCGTCTTGTGGCCTGGTTCTATGTGGCCTGCGTGGCCCTGCTTGCCCTCACCGGAACCATGCAGATGCCCATAGCCAGCCGCTACCGCATCGTGGCCGTGCCTGGGCTGGGCTGGCTGGGCGACTTCTGGCTGACCCACAAATTGCATTACCTGGGGGCGGCGCTGCTGCTCTTCTTGACCGCATACGTCGTTACCCGCTGGGCGCTGGAGTGGCGGCGCACCCATGCGCTCACGGCTTTGGGCTGGACGCGCGCGGCAGTGCTCGGCTTGCTCATCGTCACAGGCGCGGTGCGCGTGCTTAAGAACCTGCACGGGGTCAACTTCTCGCCCCAGCCGGTGATGCTGGTGGACTGGACGCACCTGGGGCTGGCGTTTCTGCTGGGGTGCCTGGCCCTTTGGCGCAAGCTCTCGGGCGGAACGTACTGGACGCAGGCGGGGGCGCGGGTCCGGCAAGAGTCGCGGCGCGGGGCCCCGGTGTCCTGAAATTTGGCGTAGCGTGCAGGATGAAACAAGAAGGCCATGCGCGGAGAGTCGCGCGTGGCCTTCTGTCGCGTTTGGGAAAAGCGGGCCTAGATGACCAGGTTGTCCTGCTTGATTCCGGCCTCCTCGGCGGCGGCGATGACATCGCGCAGGATCTGCAGGGTTTCGCGGGCCTCCACCGGGTCCAGCTTGCGGATGGCGAAGCCCGCGTGGATGATGAGGAAATCTCCAGGAGCGATGGTGTCGTCCAGGATCATGAGCGAGGCGGTGACAGTGGTGTCGCCCTCGCCCACGCGGCAGGTGGCCACCTGGTCCTCAATGGAGATGACTTCAGCGGGAACGGCTAGGCACATGACATTACTCCTGGTGGGCCGGGCTGTCGGCCCGTCTTGCCGGGGCGGGGTTCGCCTTCTTGGCGTAGGTGCCGCCGGCCTTTTCGATTTCCTCCAGCACAAAGCCCATGAGGGCCTCCTGGCGCTCCTTGGCCACGGGGGAAAGCTCCAAGGCCATGGTGTGGAAGTCTTCCGGCTCCATGCCGACGATGACTGCTTCCGGTCTGTTGCCGACGATGTCGCACATGACGAGGGTGTCCACCAGGTCGGTCTGGTGCATGGAGTCCTTGAAGGCCAAACTCTTGCGAAGATCCTCGCCCACAAGGCGGTAGACGCTTCCGGCCGGGCCGTCGCCCAGCACGGCGTCCACCACGATGAGCAGGTCGCTGTCCATGATGGGGTCCATGAGGCGCGTGCCGAGGGTGCCGCCGTCCATGAGGGTGACATTGTCGGAAAAGTCATAGAGGCGGGTGAGCTCTTCAACCGCACGAACGCCGATGCCCTCGTCGGTGAAGAGGATGTTGCCCACGCCGAGAACCAGGATGCGTGTTTTTGTGTCAGTCATGGAGCCTCGTTTTGGGAAAAAGGACGGGAATCCGGCGAACCGGATTCCCGTCCAATACAGGATGGCGTTACGGTTTACAACACCTTGAAGCTGGCGGTCTTGCCGGTCTTGGCGTCGAGCACGTGCACGCCGCAGGCGATGCAGGGGTCGAAGCTGTGGACCGTGCGCAGGATCTCGACCGGACGGGCCGGGTCGAAGATCGGGGTGCCCATGAGGGCCTCTTCCACGGGGCCGAGTTTGCCGGCCGCGCAGCGGGGACCGAGGTTCCAGGTGGAGGGCACCACGAGCTGGAAGTTCTCGATCTTGCCCTTCTTGATCTTGATCCAGTGGGACAGTGCGCCGCGGGGGGCGGTGGCGTAGCCCACGCCCTCGGCCTCGTCCGGCATCTTCCAGGGGGTGTAGAGTTCGGTGTCGCCGCTCTTCACGTTGCTGCTCAGAGCCTCAAGCCAGACCGGGATCTGATTGGCGGTGACCAGGCATTCGATGGCGCGGGCGGCGGTGCGGCCCAGGGTGGAGAACAGCGCCGCGGGGCCAACGCCGACCTTGGCCAGGACCATGTTCACCGCATCCACGGTGGGCTTGTGGCCCTTGGCGTAGGCCACGAGCATGGCGGCCAGGGGGCCGACTTCGCAGGACTCGCCGTTGTAGCGGGGAGCCTTCATCCAGGAGTAGCGGTCCTTGTCCTCAAGGCTGGTGTACTTGGGTTCGGTGACGCCCTGGTAAGGATGCAGGGCCTTGTCGCCCACGTACCAGCTGTGCTTCACATGCTCCAGAATCTGGTTCGGATCGAAGGAGGTGGGGTTCTTGAGGTCACGCTTCATGATGAGGCCGGGAGCGAAGAAGCGGGCGTTCAGGTCGTACTCGTCGGTGGGGAACTCGCCGAAGGTCAGGAAGTTGGTGGTTCCGCCGATGGAGCCCCAGTCCTTGTAGAAGGTGCCGATGGCGATGACGTCCGGGATGTAGAAGTCACGGATGAAGGCGGTGACTTCGTCGGTGAGGGCCTTGTACTCGGCCATGCGCTCGGGCTTCAGCGCGTCGTAGTTGGTGACGCCGCCCACCACGGTGAACTGGGTGTGTGGGTTCTTGGCGCCGAAGATGGCCATGGCGCGCGCGGCCTTGACCTGCATGTGCAGGGCGTCAAGGTAGTGTTTGGTGGCCATGAGGTCGGCCTCGGCGGGCAGGTAGTAGGCCTCGTTCTTCTTCTCGCCCAGGAAGTAGGCGTTGGTGAAGATGCCGAGCTTGCCGGAGGCGACCAGGGCGCCGACCTTGTCCTGCACGGCCTTGAACTGGGCGGCGGTCTCCTTGCGGCCGGCCGACAGGCTGTTGGACAGCGCGGCGGTCTTGGCGGGGTCGGCCTTCAGGGCGTTGGCCACGTTGACCCAGTCCAGCGCGTGCAGGTGATAGAAGTGCACCAGGTGGTCATGCAGGTACTGGGAAGCCATGACCAAGTTGCGCATGAGGATGGCGTTTTTGGGGATCTTGACCTTGACGGCGTTGTCCACCGCGCGGGTGCTGGCCAGGGCGTGGGTGTAGGTGCACACGCCGCAGGAGCGCTGGGTGAAGTGCTGGGCGTCGCGCGGGTCGCGGCCCTTGAGGATGATCTCCAGGCCGCGGAACAGCTGGGAGCTGCTGCGCACATCGACGACCTTGCCGTTTTCGACGACGGTCTCGATGCGCAGGTGGCCTTCAATGCGGGTGACCGGGTCGACAATGACCGGGCCGGAGAAATTGCCCTTGGGCGTGACCGGAATGGTTTGCGGTTTGGAACCAGACATATTGTATCCTCCTAATGGGGAGTTGAAGTCGCGGATATTGCCGTGCACACAACCGGGAACGAACAGTCCGGTTCAGCCTACTTCTGTTCTTCGTAGAAGGGGCTCATGGTGTCCCAGAACTTGGGCTCGGAGCAGCCGATGCAGGGGTGACCGGCCTGCACGGGCCAGGAGACGCCCACGCCCTTGTCCAGGGGGTTGAACTTCTTGGTGGGGCAGTTGTTGTAGGTGTAGGGGCCCTTGCAGCCCAGCTTGTACAGGCACCAGCCTTCCTTGGCTTCCTTGGAATCGAAGGAGGGGGCGAACTTGTCCTGCTCGAAGAAGGGCAGGCGTTCGCACTTGTCGTGCACGGTCTCGCCGAAGAACGCCAGGGGGCGCTTGAGGTCGTCGAGCTTGGGCAGGGGCTTCTTGTTCACCACGGTCTCAATGGCCGCAACCACGGTGCCGAGCAGGTTGACCGGATTGGGCGGGCAGCCGGGAACATTGATGATGGTGGCCTTGGGGAACACCTCGTCAACGCCCTTGGCGCCGGTCGGATTGGGTGCCGCAGCCTGCACGCCGCCGTAGGTGGCGCAGGTGCCATAGGCGATGGTGGCCAACGCGCCGGGCACCACTTTCTTGCAGATGTCGAGCATGGTGTGGCCGCCGATCTTGCCATAGATGCCGTTGTCCTTGGTGGGAATGGCGCCTTCGACAACGCAGAGGTAGGGCTTCTTCATGGCGTCGTGCAGGGCCTTTTCGGCCATCTCGCCTGCGGCGGCCATGATGGTCTCCTGGTACTCCAGGGAGATGACGTCCAGGATCAGCGTGTCGATGTACGGGTTGGCCAGACGCAGAATCGCTTCGGAGCAACCGGTGCATTCCGCGTTGTGCAGCCAGATCACCGACGGGCGATTGTCGGACGTGAGGGCGGCGGCGATTTCAGGAGCGAAAGCCGGACCCATCCCCATGGCCGCGGCGATAGTGCCGCAGAATTTCATGAAGTCGCGACGAGAAATGCCGCGTTCTTCAAGGCGTTTCTCGGCGCCGCTCAAGCCATGTCCTACGGAAACCTTCATACAACACCTCCAGATTATGGTAAAACGTGACGTGTACGCCTCATGACCGGAAGACCGCGACGCTCGTGTTACGAATACATATCCGGTGGCACGAACGTCATACGATTTCTAAAAAAATATACAACCATATCAGGGCTTTAGCTGCTTGTTCCATACATGAACAAGGTGGCCTTGGCAAGGTTCTGGAGGAAAAAAAGCGGAAAGGCGCAAGGGGCTTGGTCGGTAGAGAATCTGTAACCAGCCGGATTGACATGGTATCGTCCCGGGAGGACGAAGTCGTTGACGAGGACGGCCTGCGGCGGCATGCTCAGCCAAGACACACGCTTGTGCAAAAAAGCAGATCAATAGACAGCGAGGATGGGTAAATGAGCGTCATCGTGGAGCTTTCGTTGTTCCCCATGGACAAGGGCCAGAGCGTGAGCCGATATGTGGCAAAGGCTGTCGGCAGAATACGGGCCAGCGGGCTGTCGTGCCAACTCACGCCCATGGGCACCTGCATCGAAGGGGAGTGGGGCGAGGTGCTGGCCGTGGTGGACGCCTGTTTCCGGGAACTGGCGGCGGACAGCGACCGCGTGTACCTGACCATGAAGGCCGACTGGCGTCGCGGCCGGTCGGGCGGGCTGGCGGCGAAGCCGGAAAGCGTGGAGCGCGCGCTCGCTGCGCGGGGAGGGGAGTGATGCGGCGCATCGTGTGCCTGCTGGGGAGCCCCAGGCGCAACGGCAACAGCGCCGCCATGGCCCAGGCGCTGTGCGAGGCGGCGCAAAACGCCGGGGCCGAAGCGCAGACCTTCGCCTTGAACACGTTGGACTACAAGGGCTGCCAGGGATGTTTGCAATGCAAGACCAAGGCCGAGGCCTGCGTGTTGCGCGACGATTTGACCGAAGTGCTTGAGGCCGTGCGCGGCTGCGATGCGCTTGTGCTGGCCACGCCGGTGTACTTTGGCGAGGTCAGCGCCCAGCTCAAGGGCTTCATCGACCGCTGCTACAGCTTTCTGACCCCGGACTATGCCTGCAACAAGGAGAAGCGCACGCGGCTTGTCCCCGGCAAGACCTTCTGCATGGTCATTGCCCAGGGGCACCCCCGCGAGGACCTGTTCACGGACATCTTTCCGCGCTACGCGTATTTCTTCAACTGGCTCGGCTTCACCGAAAGCAGGGTGCTGCGCGCCTGCAAGGTGTACCATCTGGGCGACGCCAAGCGCCGGGACGAGGTGCTGGACCAGGCCCGCGCCCTTGGCCGCGAGCTGGCTATTGGCCCGTCCCCGTCGCCAGCCCGGCCCCAGGGCAGTTGAGGCCCTCCAGGCAGAACAGCCGCACCTGCTCGCGGTTGTAGATGGCGCGCAGGTATTTGGGGTCAGCCATGACGAGGCGCGCGCCGTTCGTGCAGCGGGTCAGGTGCTGGGCTTCCAGGGCGCGCACTTGGCGCGGCAGGCCGTCCACCACGAAGCGGGCCACGAAGCAGTCGCGCTCAACATCGCGGCGGGCAAGTTTCAACCCTTCCGGATTCACCCCACGGCAGGTGGCGGCCACATCAATGTCGCACACGGCCTCCACGATGCGTTTGCCGTGTTCGTCCTCATAGGTGTTCCACTCGATGCCGGTGAAGTAGGGGTAGCGCGCAAGCGCCTGCTCCACCGTGACGGTCTCGTCCAACGGCAGGCGCGCCTCGCGCACCACATCGATGGGGCTGGAACAGGCGCAAAGGAGCAGGCAGGCCAATGCGGTCACGGCGCGGCACAGCGTAGTGGACATGTACGTATCCTTGCACAGCCGGGCGCGGATTGCAACGCGGCTGGAAAAACGCTGTTCGGGGCTTGCGTTGTGCGGTGCAAACGCATAAGGCAACAGGCGAAGCCGCGATGCGGGCGTTTGCCCGCATGACGGCCGTCGAGTCCCGCAGCATTCCGCGTCACTAGCATTCCGGCAGGTTCGGCAGCACGGCGCGGGCGCACCGCGTCCGCGCACGGCAGGAAGCATATGCCTGAATGCGGGCGCTCACTTTCTGCGCGGAACGCGGCGGCCCGCCGCAAGGCTGCAGATTCATCTTCGGGGAGGGTGGGCAATCATAATGGATATTCTTTCGGTCTTGTTGGCGTTTTTTCCTGTTCTCGCCATCTTTTTCCTGCTGCTTGTGTACCGTGTGGCCGCGGACACCGCGGGCTACATCGGCTGGGGCGTGGCAGCGCTGGTGGCCTGGCTGTATTTTCAGACCCCGGTGGAGGTGGTGCTGACCGCCTCGGCGGCCGGGCTGGTGGCCTCGCTGCCCATCGCCCTGGTCATGGCGGCCAGCATCATGCAGATCACCCTCATGCAGGAGACCGGCGCGGTTGCACGCGTGGTGGCCCTCATGAAGACCATCGCCCCCGGCCAGCAGGTGGTGCAGATCATGATCATCAACGTGGGCTTCGGCATCCTGCTCACCAGTCTGGGCGCGGTCACCGTGTCCATTCTGCCGCCCATCATGATCGCCCTGGGCTACTCCACCGTTGCGGCAATCCTGCTCCCGGCCATCGGCTACGACGCCTTGTGCACCTATGCGCTTCTTGGCATCCCGGCCGTGGTGTTCGCGCAGTTCGTGGGCCAGCCCGTGCAGGAGGTCGGCCTGCACTTCGCCTACTTCATGCCGGTCATCAGCACCTGCATCGCCCTTGGGATGCTGCAGCTCACCGGCGGCGCCAAGATGGTCAGGGAAGGCCTGTTTCCCGCGCTGCTCGCGGGCGTCACGGCCGGAGGCGTCGCCATTCTCATGGCCCATGCCGGGCTGGTCACCATAACCGGAATCGCGGCCGGGCTTGCGGTCATTCTGGTGCTGGTGGCCTACGTGAAGCTGACGGGCAAGACCCTGCAGGACCGGGGAATGCTCTCCGAAAAGGACTTGGCCGCCGAGGCGCGCATCTCCCTGCCGCGCGCGGTGTCGCCCTGGATCATCCTCACCGTGCTTTCCCTTATTCTGAACGCGCCGTTCCTGCCCTTCTTCAAGATGACCTTCGTGGATTGGGCCATGCCGCTTGAGATCATCCCCGGCAATCCGGAAAAGATCCGCCTGTTCTGGCAGGCGTACTTCTGGGTGGCCATATGCACGTTCCTGGCCCTGCCCATCATGCGCGCCACGGGCGAGCAGGTGCGGCGCGGCCTGAAAACCGCCGCCAAGCGCGCCGGGCGGCCTATCATGAGCGCCTCGGTGTTCTTCGCCATCGCCTATGTCATGAACCATTCAGGCAAGGGCGCGGATTGGACGCTTGCGAACCCCATGCACAACATGATCCATGTCATGGCCAGCGCCTCCGCGAACGCATTCGGCCAGTTTTACGCGGCCGTGGCCCCGTTCCTGGGGCTGCTCGGCGGTTTCATCTCCGGTTCGGAGACCTCGTCCATCGCCATGCTGACCAAGCTGCACCTCTCCACTGCCGAGCACATCGGCGCGTCCGGCGTGGTGATCGCGGCGGGCAGCGCCATCGGCGGCGGTCTGGCCAGCGTCATTTCCCCGGCAAAGTTGCAGAACGCGGCCTCCAGCATCGACCGCATCCGCGAGGCCAGCGCCGCCATACGTCCGGCCTTCGTGGTCTCCATGCTCATTACTGGGGTGTGCGCCGTGATGACCATGCTCTGGGCCTATTAGGGCCGACTTCCCAGCCCTTGCGGGGCCTGGCCGCCGCAGCCACCGGTGGTCAGGCCCCTTTTATTGAAGCACAGACCCCTTTGACGTGCCCCAGAATGCACGATAGAGAGGCAGCATGAACATCACCGTCAAGTGCTTCGCCAGCCTTTCGCGCCACACCCCGCAGGACGCGGAGGCCTTCCCCGTGGCCCCCGGGGAGCGCGTGGCCGAAGTGGTGGCCCGCCTGGGCATTGCGCCGGAGGAATTGAAGCTGATTTTCGTCAACGGCATCCACGCCGAACTGTCCCGCCAGTTGGCCGAAG is part of the Humidesulfovibrio mexicanus genome and harbors:
- a CDS encoding flavodoxin family protein, with the protein product MRRIVCLLGSPRRNGNSAAMAQALCEAAQNAGAEAQTFALNTLDYKGCQGCLQCKTKAEACVLRDDLTEVLEAVRGCDALVLATPVYFGEVSAQLKGFIDRCYSFLTPDYACNKEKRTRLVPGKTFCMVIAQGHPREDLFTDIFPRYAYFFNWLGFTESRVLRACKVYHLGDAKRRDEVLDQARALGRELAIGPSPSPARPQGS
- a CDS encoding L-lactate permease; this translates as MDILSVLLAFFPVLAIFFLLLVYRVAADTAGYIGWGVAALVAWLYFQTPVEVVLTASAAGLVASLPIALVMAASIMQITLMQETGAVARVVALMKTIAPGQQVVQIMIINVGFGILLTSLGAVTVSILPPIMIALGYSTVAAILLPAIGYDALCTYALLGIPAVVFAQFVGQPVQEVGLHFAYFMPVISTCIALGMLQLTGGAKMVREGLFPALLAGVTAGGVAILMAHAGLVTITGIAAGLAVILVLVAYVKLTGKTLQDRGMLSEKDLAAEARISLPRAVSPWIILTVLSLILNAPFLPFFKMTFVDWAMPLEIIPGNPEKIRLFWQAYFWVAICTFLALPIMRATGEQVRRGLKTAAKRAGRPIMSASVFFAIAYVMNHSGKGADWTLANPMHNMIHVMASASANAFGQFYAAVAPFLGLLGGFISGSETSSIAMLTKLHLSTAEHIGASGVVIAAGSAIGGGLASVISPAKLQNAASSIDRIREASAAIRPAFVVSMLITGVCAVMTMLWAY
- a CDS encoding MoaD/ThiS family protein codes for the protein MNITVKCFASLSRHTPQDAEAFPVAPGERVAEVVARLGIAPEELKLIFVNGIHAELSRQLAEGDRLGLFPAVGGG